ATAGGAAAATTCACTGTACATGAAGTAACATTGTAACTTCATTGGTGAGATGATAAATTTGGACCATGTTATGAGTTCTTTTGTGGTTCTTAGTTCCGTTTTATGTGGCATTCTTTATGGATTATTTGTTTGACATGTCAATGAAGTTCATATTTGAAGGACGATGAGGTACTCTTGATTGATGTAGGACATTAATATACACAATTATACTATGCCTGACCATAAGTGCATTTGCTAAGTATTCATGGTTATTACACTGCTGATGTGATGAAGAATACAACTTTGGCTGATGAAATCATGTTGCTTTAGAAACAAATGGTGGGAAAACTGCTCATATCATAAGGCTCCTAGAGTATATCAAAGGAGAAATTCTCAGTGAAGTGTCTGTCAACTCTCAACTCATTCAAGATGGTGGTTCGTGGCTGGCAGATATGCATAACATTTTAGAGGTTTGTCTCATTTTGTACTAGTTGCTTAAATTAGTATTTTCATCAATCTAAACCTATGTTTATGTACTGCAGAGATATTTATTCGACTACATATTCCTTCTTTAAAGGCATGTATGGGCAATTTGCATACATCTGCTTTGCTAATGACTCGCTCTATCCCTGTTAACTCTCTACAATTGTGTAAtctatctatagatatataaatctcagtttgtcGTCATCTGTTCaaatgtctgcctgtccagttatagctattaaaatcttggaatgaaaagctcagtgtgctggatttgaactcgcgcAGATCGCAACTGTAAGTTTCAAACCACACACTTAACCAGTGAGCTGCTTTACAGTCCTTAGCATTTTATCGCTCTTATCATATatcgtatgcacacgctaaatgtgcatttttgagtattaactaatattactttttgcatttgttattttttgaaatcgtttaaaaactttttttgttgCTACCAATCACCTATTTTTtaatctgtaatttttaaatgtcccatttcaatttcaaatgtgccgttacgCTTATATTTCCGGGTTTTTGTAAGGTCTgattgctaaatcggtaaaggCTAATATTTTTCACGTTTGAGTTGGACTAGCctttacattctctctccgttccgTCAGACAATGTACCAAAcagacagtctgatatctcatttttacatttgtaccagtatcgtcgtattcaaagttttgatggatagcttttgctGGAACGGTAACCTTttgtatacacacacacttctatgcacgaattgttattgctaattcaacatattcaggatttgtattttttctcagtatatattaattgtatcattaccaaatcatcttttattgtaatcatagcaaaacaaatttaatttagctattacttgctaattatttcacacttacatttaaacacttttatagtcgttttattttgtttcttaatttatttgaccttcacaaaaaattttcctcatatgaagtttgaaagttacagttgtttgacaaactttgaaaacctttacagttgctttattttttttcttaacttatttaaactgcacaaaacacttttctcatgatatgaagtttgaaatttagaatggtaactgttgttatatgttatataaaaacaagattttctatgcaaagacgtttattacccgagcaatgccAGGCACTCACCTAGTGGATTCTATAAAAGCAAGTAATCTAAACATCCAACCAATCGCTGATGCTGCTGGTCCTCTTTTCGTGCTCAAACCCACTCTAAATTATCCACTGCAGGTTATTTGATTCAAAACTAGTTGTTGCAGTTGAAGACATTAATCAGTAGTTCAACGGAACATATGATGTTCATCTTGAATAACTCATTTACATTCTCGGGAAGTTACTTTTGGATATTACCCAAAATCACTTGTTACTGTCAACAAACTTAATGCAATGTACCTTGATGGAAAAAAATACTGCTTACAATTTCAGGGATATGAGGATCCTTATATAAAGAGTTACTACACCTTTCACTATGAGGCTGTACCTCATCTTAGAAAACACCTTCACCTGGTACTTGACGAACACGATAGAGACCTACTTCAAAGTGTTTTAGACAAATGGGACTCCCTTGAGCAGCAGATGAGCTCACTTCCCCGAGGTGATACTATTATTTACGAGTGAAAAGTAAGAAGTTTATGGAGAGTAGTCGTAGCAGGTAACCTGACCATAGTGAAAGGAAGAGTGGTAGAAGTTTTTGGCCCTAAATGTAGTTGCAAAATGTATGTGATAGTTTTATAGAAACACCTTACAGTGAAAGCATCTAGCAACACTGTTGAAGTATGGATTAGCATTTTGAGTTTGAGCATTTGAAGTATGAAGCGGCACTGTCAAGATATATAGTGTCACTGTATTAGTATGTAGTAGTATTATACAAGTATGTAGGGTCACCATAGTGGAAAGTTTGAGCGTTATAGAAGTATACCTTTGCACTGTACAAGTTTGTTGTAACACTGTAGAAGTATGTAGTAGCCctgtaaaaatatgttttggtAAATATGTGGTAACACTGTagaagtatatacatgtagctgcactgtaaaaatatgttaaacaTGTTTTAGTACTTTAGATGCTATTTAGCAACACTGAAAAAATATGTGGTAACATTGTAAAGGTATGTGGtgacattgtacatgtataagtatatagtaGTAGTGTATGAATATGTATCAGTACCCGAAGGAGTATGTTGTGGCACTGTAAGGGAAGGCTGCTTGGCATTAGCGTAATGTGATTCTGATGaagtttgtaattattttagGCGTCATCCATTATGACATGAATGAGCAGAACGTGCTGGTGAGAAAGTTTCCCAAGGAGGGATGGAAGATAGTCGCCATTATCGATTTCGATGACTCATCAAATGGTCTCAAGATCTTTGATCTTGCTATTTATATTGTGTACATGACGTTGATTTCTGATTGTTCCCTTGATACAGGATACGACTGCCTTCATGGCTTTATGAAAAAGCGTGAACTGACAAAAGCAGAGCttgatgttttatattactgtgTAGTGATGCGACTTGTTATTTCACTAGTGAATGGTTTAATGTCATATTCTAAGGAACCAGATCCATATTTCCTAGAGACACAGAAGCCTGGCTGGAAGGCTTTACGTGCCTTATGGGCGCTACCTGCCGAAAAGATTTTAGAACGCTGGCTTGGAAGTAAACTTGCCCACGCAGATTCGCAGGTGTAAATGAATCTATATGGTCTATATTGAGCAGGAAATATGCTAGATTGTACTATTCTTTAATTCGTGCCATTTGGTTTATGCTTTCCTCACTGGACGCTATAGGGTAGACCCGCTATCAGAATTGCTCAGAGCGTAAAGAATTGTGGTGATGTCTAGTTGTCTTAAGACCCAGTGCTCTATTTGCTAGCAGCTATCACTGGCTGACAATTGTCACAAGGTGGTTTTCttattttgttgaaaaatattgATGGATGGTATAGATTAATAGCGCGTCTGTAAATTAGTtgaataaattctataaaaccCACAACTTTCTAGAAATTCTGTATTGGGTCATTATATAAAAGCACACTATAGCAAAAGTTTATTTAACATTTTGTGTCATAAAAAATAAGTTTCTGCATGAGTTACTTATACTGCCATATTAGATAAGACATTGACAATGTCTTGCCATATACGTAATTTTTAACCTACAGTATTATATGAAACATTTGCATAGTTACATTGcataaaatattaacattttaatattatatgatGTTTTGCTTTTAGTACTGTTATCTTATAAAGGTACTCAATCAAAGCTCACACTAATGGCCAGTTATGTCTAAGCCATATTTATAGGACCTTTTgtatttgtttcttttatatttataagtttGTATGCATAAACATATTACACAATACACCTTTGTACATACACATGCCTGTATTTGAATTTAAACTTGTGGGTGCACCTATCAGCATTtcttgttttacaaaaaagtattttgtttGCCAGGAAAACCGGAGATCACAggcaaaatattatatattcagAGCTACTCATTTAAACAACGACAACCATaacatttttcaacaaaatCTAAATATCCTTGAGAACACTTTACACTTTCTATTATTCAgcttataatttataataatctatctacattgtataatataatCAACAATGAACtgatgtaaaaatttaaaaacagtatGCCTAAGTTTATTgaaattttgaaattatttaaCTTAGTAATCATTCAagctttaattaaattaataacgcTTGTGGCAAGAACCTAGTTTCATTGTAgaatatcatattttattaaaagtaaaatttataaaatcatAGGCAGAAGGGTAGAACGGAGCAACCGAtagttttcaataattttcgTACAATTATGAACGTCGATCCATCGTAAGTTTTATATATGACGCTGTCAAATATGCCATAAATCgacaaatttataagttatataatgataaactatcaaatgctacaaatatatattctagAACAACTGACATAAACACATCATACTTATCATACattgagaaacaaaaattaacatttttgaaacaaaaatatttgcataacTTGCTCGGACAGTtgcgttttgattgttgcttttgtttggaaCGATTTTATcttttggctgttcaataccttccataTTATCTTCTGATCTCAACTCCTCTGCTGAACaagtcgatattagcgttcaagcaattttttggcagagcaccTCTTCTACGCGTTGCATTACGCacaaaactagtcattcatatgctatcgtaaatgtaaaccaatTTTCACAAACATCAAAGTATCGAGACCACCTTAAACAATGAATTACTATCAGCCGGATACagttattaaccctttcgcgggcgaattttcaaaactaaatcagactcccatgggcgaattaattttccaaaaagtcaattttttttaaaaggttcatacacttttctgtgtgttattatgtgcatatatctatgtttaaaggtgcatatgtatacatgtatatgtccataggcatatatatatatatatatattataaacaaataaaaatgtataacataaaatatacgcttttcataataattgtctatttacgaatgatattttcgaaagcattctcctttacaaaggcccacatcacagtctttgcaccatgttcTTATTCttgtaacaaagagctcccacaaaaatgtacttcctggattgacaggctcaaaaaacttttcaaaatactctactgcttgagcatctactggagtaaatactgggcctgtcactgctataaactgctgaattgtagatttatctctgtttatgttggttatattcttccaggcactggcatcactcctgCTCACAccctcatcattactgctaccagccttttcatcactgtcacttccagatataaagtcattccaatcacaattccaacctgattcactgtcatctcttgctactaaatctaaaaagtcactgtcagctctgaatctcttagtaatttcggtactagtacttgctttattagaataatctcgggaggttcttttagaagtcgccatgacggtaaactaaagtcaaactctcaaaaaattcggtaaataaaagcaaaaaccgaagcaagaaaaataaaagttgataaattatttagaacaattttctgatttttttcgaaagtttatttattcatcattgctaaaaacgatcgtttttttttcaATCTTAAAGTCAATTTATGAGATTAACCgaaactactatatcgtagcttgctattggtaaaaaaagtaaacaaaaaacggcatttagctaaccagaaactgcaataataaaatacgttaccgaaacgacaaaaacgtcgcactgcccattagcagccatatcgcaaagcgacaaaaccgtcgctctgcccgcgaaagggttaattatTTAtgtggtgttgcttttaaagtttcaatGAAAAAACTAAGAATCTTTGGGGTTGGAAAATGGACTtcgatatgaacagaaacaagAAATAATTGCTATAGAtgtaaacaatttattattaatacgattttgtggacacttttctactgatcaattaaaattatgggtttgtaaaaatcaaagattgtcaaagtgacgGGCAGATAGAGGTGGATTTCAATTAGAGAATgccgctctatttttcaacccttctttcagggtggcggtcaaatataggtggcgttcaaatagaggtggcgttcaaatagaggtggcgttcaaatagaggttttacggtatacgTTGTAATGCttctacatatacagtgaaCCCTTGCCATAGGATTTCAATTCATTCCAGTATTAGCATAGCAAGGTAAAAATGTCAGAGGACtgtagaaacccatagtaaatatctaatgcaaacacgccttggtaaaaatcatcaaatttttgtatgcatactgtacatattaaaaattagtaataaaataatatgttaatcttggtaactatagttacccacagtaactttagttaATTACGTGTATTTAGTTATAATGATCTgcataaaatgtaacattacaatgtactatttGCAGTACGTACCATtgaaagttcttaccttcaagacagacatataacataaacattgaatttaacttaaaatgaatttagctcactaaacacatcctaaagctaagttttagtatgtattttactaaacttcaactttatcctcgtctaaaattttatcacctatctgtttcccGTTTCGTTTTCAGTATAATTGATAACGCATAATGCTGAACGGAAAGAGAGCGAGCATTGTATCTCTTTTATGCATTGTTGGAGATTTATTTGTTAACATTGTATGGCAAAAAAATGTTGTATGTCAATTgagaaaaaacattgtgttccacatcgtaaggcgaaaaaatcCTACAACAAAGTCATCATAACCCGAGGGCGCACTGTACGGGATGTCACGAATTTTTTACATTATACTGTTTGGTATAAACTTCttacattaaaaagtattttattaatattctgTACTAACTGATCTGTTGGAAATGAAGATAATGTGTGTAAGGCGTGTATTCCATTTAGTCTGTAATTACCACTGCTGCTTGAGTGAATTTCTTGTTGAGTTGAGTAGTATACCTATATATAACTTGAAGAGATATGTTGTATTATTTACTTAATTTAATTAGCATGTTTCATATGACATGCATAGACATTAATAATGTACTTAATGTGGTTAACATATATTTGCGGCACTCTATGGTTTCTTGGGAACCAGAAATGGTTTCTTGGGAACCAGAAATGGTTTTTTGGGAACCAGAAATGGTTTCTTGGGAACCAGAAATGGTTTCTTGGGAACCAGAAATGGTTTCTTGGGAACCAGAAATGGTTTCTTGGGAACCAGAAATGGTTTCTTGGGAACCAGAAATGGTTCCCAAAAACCATAGAATGCCGAAAACGGGTGTTCAATTCATATCATTTTTCGATTTCTGCGTATTTGACTGAATTCATAACTTtacaaataatatgaaaatccttagaaaaataatgattaggACGACATCTGATGAATCTAGCAGTTATACAACGTTAACTAAGAGCTGAAGTGAAGCAAGAGTCGCACTCATCTCATCAAAGGGTCAAGGCTACATTAAGAAGGGCAAGAGAATTCTTTTATTGGCCTGGTATGACCgctgaaattgaaaaatttcagAGCCCAGTGTGATATTTGTCAAAGACAGTACAAGAAAACACAGGAAACCAATGATAAAAACTGATCTGCCAGTTCAGCCATGGCAGATGGTATCTAGTGACCTCTTCACATGTGATGAAACAGAGTATCTGGTGACTGTAGACCACTGTAGTACTATATCCTCCATTCGTTGAAGTGGATTGAGTTGAATAAAAGGACACGAGGACCATAGTAGAGAAATTGAAGAGCAACATGACTAGCTATGGTCTAACTAAAACTCTAATAACTGACAATGGTCCACAATTTATGTTTGAGAAGTTtgaaaaacttacacaaaagtaTGACAGTTGGCACCAACCTCAAGCACACATCACCAACAGGAAGACGGCAAAGCTGTATCAgcaaaaaaacagcaaaaagacCAATTATTAAAGCTAGTGATGATAGAGCTGATGTCTATTTGGCTTTACTAGCTCACAAAACACTCCTCAGGAAGGATTCGATTTGACTCCTGCTCAGCAAATGTTTGGTCGCCGTTGTCGAATAACCCTACCAACCACTGCATCTCTATTAAATCTAAACACAAATAGAATGAAATCAGCTCTCAAACAAAAGCGAGCTATAGATACAGCGGAGTATGACCAACACACACAAAGGAATCAAAACCATTGCAAGATGGAGATGCGGTTCGTCTTAGCCATTAAGTCTAGGTCAGAAAGTCTGGCAGCGTGCTCAAATTACACATTGTATGGACGAGAGATTTTATGTAGCACAGCCAGAGAGAGGAGCTCCTACTCGATTGGGAAGATCCCTCATTCAACAATGCCTAAACAAAATCGCCTAATCCTGAAGTGACGATTTCATTATAACCGGTGAACATAAACTCTATTTCTACAAACGGCCAATAAATTGAGGTTACAAGATGCAACACCCATCAGAAACACGCGCTATGGAAAGATAATCTATCTTCCATGTCGCTACCAAGAGTAGTGCGCTGTTAAATAACAGCATGATACATGCTACTACCATACTTACACAccttacattatattatataaatactcACATTCAACTCAATATTTCACTCATTACTCACATGGATAATCAACCAAGAACAGCTCTATAACAGTCTACATAATAGTAGTACGATTCAACACATTATGAAGAGACGGAAAAATGTTGTGCTGAACCATTACCGGCACTAATCTAGACTATACTTCCCAAATGCGTGAAAGTccatgttagataaaaatatctGTTTGGATAAGTTCAGGGAATTTAGCCTGGCCAGCTTCAACTGTTAGCAACACATACTTCATAACACATATAGCTCATTACACAGTTAATGTTTGACCACACATTTGCGATTCAACATACAAGAATCACGTATCAATACAAGTAAGGCACAACACTGTAAGCTTCATGGCATACTGTTAGCGAAAATGCTCCACTCCCTGACACTCGAACATTCAAGAGTGATTGAAGACTTCATTCTAGTTAGACCAGGTATTTAAAGGGTTCAAATGACTGTCATAGACTGAAATTGACACATTGTGGATGAACAACCCTTGTAAGGCCGACTATTATACTCTCAACACATAATCATAGTTTCGTTTCACTAGACATGATCATTTTGAGTGATTCTGTAGTTGCACATTTTATGTTAGCGCTAAAATGTCTGATCGACTTGgattatctatctatctatctatctatctctgtaaaatatttcaagtggccgctaggcctgtagaaataaaatggtgcattaggcataaaaataagatcacaaataagcatagacttatttatCTAAGACTGAAGGATAAAAGTATAAGATCGCTTGGTCTAGTTATAAGAGAATCAGATGTTAAAATTTCATCGCACGGTTAAAAAAAGAGTGTTTCATTGCACTTGTATTGATTGTGTGTCTGATATTGGAGCCTCGAGTAAAATAGGATGAGTTCTTAAttacaaatctattaaaatcgaccattaggtcttggcttaaaattttttgcagtgtGCTTTCGTCCTTGATGCGTCTTCTCTCTGCAAGTGTCGCCTTGGCGAATACTGTGACAAATTGATTAATGTAATGTTTTGCTAAGTCTCACCGCTTTCCTATCAagtctttttttcatttttacgcTTGACAATTGATCTTGCAAAAGTATGTGATAACCTTGGTAattgtttaaaagttttcatGTTTGCTCCGATGCTATTTAGTGCAACACGGTTGCACTGA
The genomic region above belongs to Watersipora subatra chromosome 1, tzWatSuba1.1, whole genome shotgun sequence and contains:
- the LOC137401300 gene encoding hydroxylysine kinase-like, whose translation is MSVGNWETRPNTTADDIMELMHSVYGLKVLYVKILKSYDHQNVYINVDLSEYENANILKPCSTGYVLKIMNSHDSALCAQHVEGEINLTRKLNENGLACPSYVPDKCGRLFSQQELPSKTNGGKTAHIIRLLEYIKGEILSEVSVNSQLIQDGGSWLADMHNILEGYEDPYIKSYYTFHYEAVPHLRKHLHLVLDEHDRDLLQSVLDKWDSLEQQMSSLPRGVIHYDMNEQNVLVRKFPKEGWKIVAIIDFDDSSNGLKIFDLAIYIVYMTLISDCSLDTGYDCLHGFMKKRELTKAELDVLYYCVVMRLVISLVNGLMSYSKEPDPYFLETQKPGWKALRALWALPAEKILERWLGSKLAHADSQV